A DNA window from Synergistota bacterium contains the following coding sequences:
- a CDS encoding nucleotidyl transferase AbiEii/AbiGii toxin family protein: MKAGKLKIASEEERKLFHERIYPLQDKILRAISEDYGSLAFLSGGTALSRFYFHHRLSEDIDLFTKLPEKISNIARRMAFLLEKNGLKVELEYASPSFARLWIESLKVEIITEFNHLGRTIRVKEGFFIDNLANIGVNKIIAFEDRAEMKDLIDLYFLSRKLRLERLLKLADMKREPVPYEELLSINQFGITGEALLTVNIDEKELVDFIRKLKGIIENNVKKKADEIEVSAIVRKILWDFPKEKRKLSRETLPVIMRRLRSLPHKVAIERKIRERGEPKIWESLINSRSMEKARS; encoded by the coding sequence ATGAAAGCGGGAAAGCTCAAGATAGCAAGCGAGGAGGAAAGAAAGCTCTTTCACGAGAGGATCTATCCCCTGCAGGATAAAATACTTAGAGCGATCTCGGAGGATTACGGCTCCCTTGCATTTCTCTCGGGAGGAACCGCGCTCTCGAGGTTCTACTTTCATCACAGGCTTTCAGAAGACATAGATCTCTTCACGAAGCTACCGGAAAAGATAAGCAACATAGCCAGAAGAATGGCTTTCCTCCTTGAAAAAAATGGGCTTAAGGTAGAGCTGGAGTACGCGTCTCCATCCTTCGCAAGGCTATGGATAGAGAGCTTAAAGGTAGAGATAATTACCGAATTTAACCATCTGGGAAGAACCATCAGGGTAAAGGAAGGCTTCTTTATAGATAACCTCGCCAACATAGGCGTAAATAAAATCATCGCGTTTGAAGATAGGGCGGAAATGAAAGATCTCATAGATCTATACTTTCTCTCAAGAAAACTGCGATTAGAAAGGCTTCTTAAGCTCGCCGATATGAAAAGAGAACCGGTTCCGTATGAGGAGCTTTTATCTATAAATCAGTTCGGGATAACCGGAGAAGCGCTGCTTACAGTAAACATAGATGAGAAAGAGCTTGTTGACTTTATCAGGAAGCTTAAAGGAATAATCGAGAATAACGTTAAAAAAAAAGCGGATGAGATAGAAGTAAGCGCTATAGTTCGAAAAATCCTGTGGGATTTTCCTAAGGAAAAAAGAAAGCTCTCCCGAGAAACGCTCCCCGTGATAATGAGGCGGTTAAGAAGCCTTCCCCATAAAGTTGCCATCGAGAGAAAAATACGGGAAAGGGGTGAGCCTAAGATATGGGAATCCTTGATAAATTCTCGCTCAATGGAAAAGGCGCGCTCATAA
- a CDS encoding rod shape-determining protein, which yields MLRRDIGIDLGTASVLVYVKGEGIVLNEPSVVAIEASTKKILAVGEEAHRMLGRTPSNIVAIRPLKEGVIADYEVTESMLRHFIKKALGKKHFFFRPRVMICIPSGATDVEKRAVLEATVQVGASEAFLIEEPMAAAIGAGVNVAEPRGNMVVDVGGGTTDVAVISLGGIVVSNSLRVAGNKMDEAIVKYVRAKYNLLIGDQTAEEIKKRIGSAMPMEKKRMEVRGRDLVMRLPKTIEITTDDVVEAIKSEVETIVMGVQGVLEKTPPELAADIIERGIILTGGGALLDGLDRLISERTGVPVMVAEDPLTCVVRGTGKALEELDALKGGVVRGSLRR from the coding sequence ATGCTTCGCAGGGACATTGGCATCGATCTCGGCACGGCGAGCGTTCTGGTTTATGTGAAAGGTGAGGGCATCGTTTTAAACGAGCCCTCCGTGGTCGCGATAGAGGCGTCTACTAAGAAGATTTTAGCGGTGGGAGAGGAAGCGCACAGAATGCTGGGGAGAACCCCCAGCAATATCGTGGCGATAAGGCCCTTGAAAGAGGGAGTTATAGCCGATTACGAGGTTACGGAGAGCATGCTGAGGCATTTCATTAAAAAAGCGTTGGGCAAGAAGCACTTTTTCTTCAGACCTCGCGTTATGATATGCATTCCCTCTGGGGCGACGGATGTTGAGAAAAGGGCGGTTCTCGAGGCTACGGTTCAGGTAGGCGCATCTGAAGCTTTCTTGATCGAGGAGCCAATGGCTGCGGCGATAGGCGCCGGCGTTAACGTGGCGGAACCGCGCGGGAACATGGTAGTCGATGTTGGAGGAGGAACCACGGATGTAGCGGTAATATCTCTCGGTGGAATAGTGGTGAGTAATTCTTTAAGAGTTGCGGGAAACAAGATGGACGAGGCGATAGTGAAATATGTGAGAGCGAAGTATAACCTGCTTATAGGGGATCAGACCGCGGAGGAGATAAAGAAGAGGATAGGTTCGGCGATGCCGATGGAGAAGAAGAGAATGGAGGTCAGGGGAAGGGATCTCGTTATGAGGCTTCCCAAGACCATAGAGATAACGACGGATGATGTGGTTGAGGCTATAAAGTCAGAGGTTGAGACGATAGTTATGGGGGTTCAAGGAGTTCTAGAGAAGACCCCGCCTGAGCTTGCCGCTGATATTATCGAGAGGGGAATAATTTTAACCGGTGGCGGAGCTCTCCTTGATGGATTGGACAGGTTGATCTCCGAAAGAACTGGCGTTCCCGTGATGGTTGCGGAAGATCCCTTAACCTGTGTGGTGAGAGGCACGGGCAAGGCTTTGGAGGAGCTCGATGCCTTAAAAGGTGGGGTAGTAAGAGGATCCTTAAGGAGGTAG
- a CDS encoding flagellar hook-basal body protein, which translates to MIRGIYTGCSGMLIQLARTNVIANNLANVDTVGFKREETVFRAYPEHEIVRVYDQTPSSLFELALPFRQAPVIGKLGTASVVDETFIEGTAGPLINTGNPLDLALREEGTFFVLQDSKGRRYYTRAGNFTLNSNGEVISQSGYKLLSEGGPIAVPEGSEIRFSEDGRFFIDGEEAGRLLIVKFKKPAYLKRIGKNLYFETSASGKPVRQETVMLAVGMLEGSNVSPVKEMVELIEAYRAYEANQRMITTQDDSLGRAITTLTRVG; encoded by the coding sequence TTGATAAGGGGAATTTACACGGGCTGTAGCGGAATGCTCATACAGCTTGCAAGAACGAATGTTATAGCGAATAACCTTGCCAATGTTGATACGGTTGGGTTCAAGCGTGAGGAGACGGTATTCAGAGCCTATCCTGAGCACGAGATAGTAAGGGTTTATGATCAGACCCCTTCTTCCCTTTTTGAGCTTGCTCTTCCCTTCAGGCAGGCTCCCGTGATCGGAAAGCTCGGCACCGCCAGCGTTGTCGATGAGACCTTTATAGAAGGAACGGCGGGACCCCTTATAAATACGGGAAATCCCCTTGATCTTGCGCTAAGAGAGGAGGGGACATTCTTCGTTCTTCAGGACTCCAAGGGAAGGAGATACTATACTCGCGCAGGAAACTTCACTCTTAACTCGAACGGCGAGGTTATCTCCCAGAGCGGTTATAAGCTTTTGAGCGAGGGAGGTCCCATAGCGGTTCCTGAGGGAAGCGAGATAAGGTTTTCGGAAGACGGCAGGTTCTTTATAGATGGCGAGGAAGCGGGGAGGCTTCTTATAGTAAAGTTTAAAAAACCCGCTTATCTTAAGCGGATAGGTAAAAACCTCTATTTTGAGACGAGCGCGAGCGGAAAGCCAGTTCGGCAGGAGACGGTTATGCTCGCCGTTGGAATGCTTGAGGGAAGCAATGTCTCTCCGGTTAAGGAGATGGTTGAGCTTATAGAGGCTTACAGGGCATATGAGGCCAATCAGAGGATGATCACGACGCAGGATGACTCGCTTGGAAGAGCGATAACGACATTAACGAGAGTCGGTTAA
- the flgG gene encoding flagellar basal-body rod protein FlgG yields the protein MIRALWSASTGMIAQQFNLDMISNNLANANTVGFKKGRVDFEDLFYQTGREAGVPNTTGEQLPTAIQVGLGVRIAATPRMFSQGPMIQTGNPLDIAIEGDGFFKITMPDGSTAYTRDGSFKLDSEGNIVTSDGYKLEPAITIPEDTESIAITSDGNVVVKRAGSTEPEVLGQITLARFINPAGLKAIGKNLFVETAASGAPIEGNPGSEGFGTLQQGFLEASNVQVVEEMVRMIVAQRAYEFDSRAIQTADDMLRTANALKR from the coding sequence TTGATAAGGGCTCTCTGGTCTGCTTCAACGGGAATGATAGCCCAGCAGTTTAATCTCGATATGATCTCCAATAATCTGGCTAACGCCAATACCGTTGGTTTTAAGAAGGGGAGGGTGGACTTTGAGGATCTCTTCTATCAGACAGGTAGAGAAGCGGGCGTTCCCAACACTACGGGCGAGCAGCTCCCGACCGCTATACAGGTAGGTCTCGGGGTGAGGATCGCAGCAACCCCGAGGATGTTTTCTCAGGGACCGATGATTCAGACGGGAAATCCGCTCGACATAGCTATAGAGGGGGATGGCTTCTTTAAGATAACCATGCCTGATGGCTCTACCGCTTATACGAGAGACGGTAGCTTTAAGCTCGATAGCGAGGGAAATATAGTTACCTCGGACGGTTATAAGCTCGAGCCCGCCATAACGATACCGGAGGATACGGAGTCAATAGCGATAACCTCTGATGGGAATGTCGTGGTCAAGAGAGCTGGTTCTACGGAGCCCGAGGTTTTGGGACAGATAACCTTGGCGAGGTTTATAAACCCCGCGGGCTTGAAGGCTATAGGTAAGAATCTCTTCGTTGAGACGGCTGCCTCCGGCGCCCCCATAGAGGGGAATCCGGGAAGCGAGGGATTCGGCACCTTACAGCAGGGCTTTCTCGAGGCTTCCAACGTTCAGGTGGTTGAGGAGATGGTCAGAATGATAGTTGCTCAGAGAGCTTATGAGTTCGACTCGAGAGCCATTCAGACCGCTGACGATATGCTGAGAACCGCGAATGCCCTTAAGAGGTAG